Proteins from a genomic interval of Desulfovibrio aminophilus DSM 12254:
- a CDS encoding branched-chain amino acid ABC transporter permease produces the protein MQRYALNALLLVLALVIIGLSQAGAIDLYVQSVIMFMAINVIMSSSLNLVNGNMGEFSCGHGGFMCVGAYVGSLLSMLLFTNSKLFGAALLPPATAVFLFPIVLLGAGVVAALAGIIVAVPSFKTRGDYLAIITLAVNYIVISAIQNLDVIGGPRGLTGMRPTIAAMGDVVNLPWMMIWVLIGCFGSVFLIRRYISSTYGKGVNAVCQDEIAAEIMSVDTNRIKLVTFMISSGLAGVAGALYAHVVGYLNPGSFDILKSTEAMVMVYLGGMGSLSGSVISAVVFTILLEALRPLQIYKWVIVPLILILLMQFRPEGIMGNKELSDLFPRMRKYFTFK, from the coding sequence ATGCAACGATACGCCCTGAACGCCTTGCTCCTCGTCCTGGCCCTGGTGATCATCGGCCTCTCCCAGGCCGGGGCCATCGACCTCTACGTGCAGTCCGTGATCATGTTCATGGCCATCAACGTGATCATGTCCTCCAGCCTGAACCTCGTGAACGGCAACATGGGCGAGTTCTCCTGCGGCCACGGCGGCTTCATGTGCGTCGGCGCCTACGTGGGCTCACTGCTCTCCATGCTCCTCTTCACCAACAGCAAACTCTTCGGGGCCGCGCTCCTGCCCCCGGCCACGGCGGTCTTCCTCTTCCCCATCGTGCTGCTGGGCGCGGGCGTGGTCGCGGCCCTGGCGGGGATCATCGTGGCCGTGCCCTCGTTCAAGACCCGTGGCGACTACCTGGCCATCATCACCCTGGCGGTGAACTACATCGTCATCTCGGCCATCCAGAATCTGGACGTCATCGGCGGCCCCAGGGGGCTCACCGGCATGCGCCCGACCATCGCGGCCATGGGCGATGTGGTGAACCTGCCCTGGATGATGATCTGGGTTCTCATCGGCTGCTTCGGCTCGGTCTTCCTTATCCGCCGCTACATCTCCTCGACCTACGGCAAGGGCGTCAACGCCGTGTGCCAGGACGAGATCGCGGCCGAGATCATGAGCGTGGACACCAACCGCATCAAGCTGGTGACCTTCATGATCTCCTCCGGGCTGGCCGGCGTGGCCGGAGCGCTCTACGCCCATGTGGTCGGCTACCTGAACCCGGGCTCCTTCGACATCCTCAAGTCCACCGAGGCCATGGTCATGGTCTACCTGGGCGGCATGGGCTCCCTGTCGGGCTCGGTGATCTCGGCGGTGGTCTTCACCATTCTGCTGGAGGCCCTGCGCCCCCTGCAGATCTACAAGTGGGTCATCGTGCCCCTGATCCTCATCCTGCTCATGCAGTTCCGGCCCGAGGGCATCATGGGCAACAAGGAGCTGTCCGACCTGTTCCCCAGGATGCGCAAGTACTTCACGTTCAAGTAG
- a CDS encoding branched-chain amino acid ABC transporter permease, with product MEFVFQNILNALQWGSFYALIALGYTLVYGVLLLINFAHGDIFMVGAYIAYFVATLFLGTMGLGPTATLVLAVPLTMILTSCVGVTLERVAYRPLRRKGAHRLYVVITALMCGLMLENGNLALLGASRKYFPELMEKTVYSFAGLSVTNLKVVVIITAFIAFAVLQFIVTRTKIGMAMRGISWDKFAIPLMGIPVDSIIVFTFVLGSGMAGLAGLLFAMAYPVLEPYMGALIGWKAFIAAVVGGIGDIRGAFLGGFLLAFLEIGVAAVFPSTLRDLIAFTVLLLIMWRKPTGIFGVAKHQKI from the coding sequence GTGGAATTCGTTTTCCAGAACATCCTGAACGCGCTGCAATGGGGCAGTTTCTACGCCCTCATCGCCCTGGGCTACACCCTGGTCTACGGGGTGCTCCTGCTGATCAACTTCGCCCACGGCGACATCTTCATGGTCGGCGCCTACATCGCCTATTTCGTGGCCACCCTGTTCCTGGGGACCATGGGCCTCGGCCCCACGGCCACTCTCGTGCTGGCCGTGCCCCTGACGATGATCCTCACCTCCTGCGTGGGCGTGACCCTGGAGCGCGTGGCCTACCGCCCCCTGCGGCGCAAGGGCGCGCACCGGCTCTACGTGGTCATCACCGCCCTGATGTGCGGCCTGATGCTGGAGAACGGCAACCTGGCTCTGCTGGGCGCCAGCCGCAAGTACTTCCCCGAGCTGATGGAGAAGACGGTCTACTCCTTCGCGGGGCTCTCGGTGACCAACCTCAAGGTGGTGGTCATCATCACCGCCTTCATCGCCTTCGCCGTGCTCCAGTTCATCGTCACCAGGACCAAGATCGGCATGGCCATGCGCGGCATCTCCTGGGACAAGTTCGCCATCCCGCTCATGGGCATCCCGGTGGACAGCATCATCGTCTTCACCTTCGTCCTGGGCTCGGGCATGGCCGGGCTGGCGGGCCTGCTCTTCGCCATGGCCTATCCCGTCCTGGAGCCTTACATGGGAGCGCTCATCGGCTGGAAAGCCTTCATCGCGGCGGTGGTCGGCGGCATCGGCGACATCCGCGGGGCCTTCCTCGGCGGCTTCCTCCTGGCCTTCCTGGAGATCGGCGTGGCCGCCGTGTTCCCCTCGACTTTGCGCGACCTGATCGCCTTCACCGTGCTCCTGCTCATCATGTGGCGCAAACCCACGGGCATCTTCGGCGTGGCCAAACACCAGAAAATCTAG
- a CDS encoding ABC transporter substrate-binding protein, producing MKKFGRLSLLALALVLGALLLVTGCSKEPETIKIGFNIPLTGDIPKVGEASKYAAEMLKEDINSKGGLEVGGKKYKLEFIYQDNESKADSAVNSALKLIEQDGVVAIVGPNSSKQAVPAGGICNERETPMISPWSTNPDTTKGRPWVFRAAFLDPFQGPVAANFAAKQFGAKTAAVIFDIANDYSKGLADIFKQVWEQKMGAGSLVAFESHGTKDQDFSAQLTKIIDAKPDFIFVPDNYNQVALIVKQAHDLGFKNPFMGADAWGSAELMTLCGKDCVGQFFSTHYAAAGAQGETKVFIDRYNQKYGYVPDDVAALTWDATRIVLQGIQDAGKFNADVKAERKAIRDAIANIKEFKGITGSMKFDAEGDPIKCAVVVRISEDGQFTFAESVCP from the coding sequence ATGAAGAAGTTCGGCAGACTGTCTCTGCTGGCGCTGGCTCTCGTTCTCGGCGCTCTGCTTCTGGTCACCGGCTGCAGCAAGGAACCGGAAACGATCAAGATCGGCTTCAACATTCCGCTCACCGGCGACATCCCGAAGGTCGGCGAGGCGTCCAAGTACGCCGCCGAAATGCTCAAGGAGGACATCAACTCCAAGGGCGGCCTGGAAGTGGGGGGCAAGAAATACAAGCTTGAGTTCATCTACCAGGACAACGAATCCAAGGCCGACTCGGCCGTGAACTCGGCCCTCAAGCTCATCGAGCAGGACGGCGTCGTGGCCATCGTCGGCCCCAACTCCTCCAAGCAGGCCGTGCCCGCCGGCGGCATCTGCAACGAGCGTGAGACGCCCATGATCTCGCCCTGGTCCACCAACCCCGACACCACCAAGGGCCGTCCGTGGGTCTTCCGCGCCGCCTTCCTGGATCCCTTCCAGGGCCCCGTGGCCGCCAACTTCGCGGCCAAGCAGTTCGGCGCCAAGACCGCGGCCGTGATCTTCGACATCGCCAACGACTACTCCAAGGGCCTGGCCGACATCTTCAAGCAGGTCTGGGAGCAGAAGATGGGCGCCGGATCCCTGGTGGCCTTCGAGTCCCACGGCACCAAGGACCAGGACTTCTCGGCCCAGCTGACCAAGATCATCGACGCCAAGCCCGACTTCATCTTCGTGCCCGACAACTACAACCAGGTGGCCCTGATCGTGAAGCAGGCGCATGACCTGGGCTTCAAGAATCCCTTCATGGGCGCCGACGCCTGGGGTTCCGCCGAACTCATGACCCTGTGCGGCAAGGACTGCGTGGGCCAGTTCTTCTCCACCCACTACGCCGCCGCCGGCGCGCAGGGCGAGACCAAGGTCTTCATCGACCGCTACAACCAGAAGTACGGCTACGTGCCGGACGACGTGGCCGCCCTGACCTGGGACGCCACCCGCATCGTGCTCCAGGGCATCCAGGACGCCGGCAAGTTCAACGCCGACGTCAAGGCCGAGCGCAAGGCCATCCGCGACGCCATCGCGAACATCAAGGAGTTCAAGGGCATCACCGGCTCCATGAAGTTCGACGCCGAGGGCGACCCGATCAAGTGCGCCGTGGTCGTGCGCATCAGCGAGGACGGCCAGTTCACCTTCGCCGAGTCCGTCTGCCCGTAA